Proteins found in one Actinomycetota bacterium genomic segment:
- a CDS encoding enoyl-CoA hydratase/isomerase family protein, with translation MAVGRERRGAVQVLVLDRQEALNAFSPEQIDDLMAALADAAADPGVRAVVLTGAGRAFSAGADISRMADMDVDGAREFAAKGHGLCNAIEALPVPVIAAVNGFALGGGCEVALACDIRLASAAAKMSQPEVALGIPPGWGGSLRLPRICGEGFAKRMILTGAMIGSDEALAAGLVSAVHPADDLLDAAVAMGDEIAQKSPSAVALSKRLVHAALGPRDDLLAAEAEAFAQQFAHPERIEGMTAFLEKRPPSWAG, from the coding sequence GTGGCCGTCGGGCGCGAGCGCCGCGGCGCGGTGCAGGTGCTGGTGCTCGACAGGCAGGAAGCCCTCAACGCCTTCTCGCCCGAGCAGATCGACGACCTCATGGCGGCGCTGGCCGATGCGGCCGCCGACCCCGGCGTGCGCGCCGTGGTGCTCACCGGTGCCGGCCGGGCGTTCTCGGCCGGGGCCGACATCAGCCGCATGGCCGACATGGACGTGGACGGCGCCCGGGAGTTCGCTGCCAAGGGCCACGGCCTGTGCAACGCCATCGAGGCCCTGCCCGTGCCGGTGATCGCCGCCGTCAACGGATTCGCGCTGGGCGGCGGTTGCGAGGTTGCGCTGGCCTGCGACATCCGCCTGGCATCCGCCGCCGCGAAGATGTCGCAGCCCGAGGTGGCGCTGGGAATCCCGCCCGGGTGGGGGGGATCGTTGCGCCTGCCCCGCATCTGCGGCGAGGGGTTCGCGAAGCGCATGATCCTCACCGGCGCGATGATCGGGTCGGACGAGGCGCTGGCCGCCGGGCTGGTGTCGGCGGTGCACCCTGCCGACGACCTGCTGGACGCCGCGGTGGCGATGGGTGACGAGATCGCGCAGAAGTCGCCGTCGGCGGTGGCGCTGTCGAAGCGGCTCGTCCACGCCGCGCTCGGGCCGCGCGACGACCTACTCGCCGCCGAGGCCGAGGCGTTCGCGCAGCAGTTCGCCCACCCCGAGCGCATCGAGGGCATGACCGCCTTCCTCGAGAAGCGCCCGCCCTCGTGGGCGGGGTAG
- the prfA gene encoding peptide chain release factor 1, whose translation MADDVGRLVEQVERTRAELSEALSDPDAASDRKRYADLTRRYAGLEEAAGLAARWRDADTQAAEAREMLAGGEDDDVRALLKEAEAEIDELEPLIREAMVEPDPNDSRDVIVELRAGAGGEEAALFARDLLDVYTRYATVRGYMVELLDVSEADAGGLKEATFAVKGAGAFSVFKHEGGVHRVQRVPATESQGRIHTSTATVAVMPEAEEVDVQIDQNDLKIDVYRSSGPGGQSVNTTDSAVRITHIPTGVVVSMQDEKSQLQNKERALRVLRARLLEKAQAEQEAELRDTRRAHVGSGDRSEKIRTYNYPQNRVTDHRIGLTVPLKEQVLQGQLSSLTDALQAEERRLLLEQQVT comes from the coding sequence GTGGCCGACGATGTCGGCCGCCTGGTCGAGCAGGTGGAGCGCACGCGCGCGGAGCTCTCCGAGGCACTGTCCGACCCCGACGCGGCGTCAGATCGTAAGCGCTACGCCGACCTGACACGCCGTTACGCGGGCCTTGAAGAGGCCGCGGGACTCGCCGCGCGCTGGCGCGATGCCGACACCCAGGCGGCCGAGGCCCGCGAGATGCTGGCCGGGGGCGAGGATGACGACGTCCGCGCGCTGCTCAAGGAGGCCGAGGCCGAGATCGACGAGCTCGAGCCCCTCATACGCGAGGCCATGGTGGAGCCCGACCCCAACGACTCGCGCGACGTCATCGTGGAGCTCCGCGCAGGCGCCGGCGGGGAGGAGGCCGCGCTCTTCGCGCGCGACCTGCTCGACGTCTACACCCGCTACGCGACGGTGCGCGGCTACATGGTGGAGCTGCTCGACGTGAGCGAGGCCGATGCTGGTGGCCTGAAGGAGGCCACCTTCGCCGTGAAGGGCGCCGGGGCGTTCAGCGTGTTCAAGCACGAGGGCGGTGTGCACCGCGTGCAGCGCGTGCCGGCCACCGAGAGCCAGGGGCGCATCCACACCTCCACCGCCACCGTGGCCGTGATGCCGGAGGCCGAGGAGGTCGACGTGCAGATCGACCAGAACGACCTGAAGATCGACGTCTACCGGTCCAGCGGGCCCGGCGGCCAGAGCGTGAACACCACCGACTCGGCCGTGCGCATCACCCACATCCCCACGGGCGTCGTCGTCTCGATGCAGGACGAGAAGAGCCAGCTGCAGAACAAGGAGCGCGCCCTGCGCGTGCTGCGCGCCCGCCTCCTGGAGAAGGCGCAGGCCGAGCAGGAGGCCGAGTTGCGCGACACCCGCCGCGCGCACGTGGGAAGCGGCGACCGCTCCGAGAAGATCCGCACCTACAACTACCCCCAGAACCGCGTGACCGATCACCGCATCGGCCTCACCGTGCCCCTCAAGGAGCAGGTGCTGCAGGGGCAGCTCTCGTCGCTCACCGATGCCCTCCAGGCCGAGGAGCGCAGGCTGCTGCTGGAGCAGCAGGTCACGTAA
- the rpmE gene encoding 50S ribosomal protein L31 — MKAEIHPEYVVCDVTCTCGNNFTTRSTQPEIRVEICSECHPFYTGKQKIVDTGGRIERFNKKRQQAK, encoded by the coding sequence GTGAAGGCAGAGATCCACCCCGAGTACGTCGTCTGCGATGTCACCTGCACCTGCGGCAACAACTTCACGACCCGCTCCACGCAGCCCGAGATCCGCGTGGAGATCTGCTCCGAGTGCCACCCCTTCTACACCGGCAAGCAGAAGATCGTGGACACGGGCGGACGCATCGAGCGCTTCAACAAGAAGCGCCAGCAGGCCAAGTAG
- a CDS encoding electron transfer flavoprotein subunit beta/FixA family protein, translating into MKIAVCVKEVPDTTAEKRIDPGTGRLVRDEGDRMLNEFDKYAVEEAVRLKEAGAADEVILISLGPEKAVESLRQGLAMGADSLVLVSDAAAAGSDYLGTATVLAKVLDDSGAELVLLGSEATDARSGVMAATLGEVSGRAWVTAANSLAVSGGSITVERQSDDGVDTVELPLPAVVSVTKAINEPRYPSLKGIMGAKKKPQEVKSLADAGIDASKVGEAGAGTKVLGVETPPARQAGQVVKDDGNGAQQILDFLVEKKIV; encoded by the coding sequence GTGAAAATCGCCGTATGCGTCAAAGAGGTGCCGGACACGACCGCCGAGAAGCGGATCGACCCGGGCACCGGCCGCCTCGTCCGCGACGAGGGCGACCGCATGCTGAATGAGTTTGACAAGTACGCCGTGGAGGAGGCGGTGCGCCTTAAGGAGGCCGGGGCCGCCGACGAGGTGATCCTCATATCCCTGGGCCCCGAGAAGGCGGTGGAGTCACTGCGCCAGGGCCTGGCCATGGGCGCCGACAGCCTGGTGCTCGTGAGCGATGCCGCCGCGGCGGGGTCCGACTATCTCGGAACGGCCACGGTGCTCGCCAAGGTCCTCGATGACTCCGGCGCCGAACTGGTGCTGCTGGGCAGCGAGGCCACCGACGCCCGCTCGGGCGTGATGGCCGCGACCCTCGGCGAGGTCTCGGGCCGCGCCTGGGTGACCGCCGCCAACTCGCTGGCCGTGAGCGGTGGCAGCATCACCGTGGAGCGCCAGAGCGATGACGGCGTGGACACCGTGGAGCTCCCGCTGCCGGCCGTGGTCTCGGTGACCAAGGCGATCAACGAGCCGCGCTACCCATCGCTCAAGGGCATCATGGGCGCGAAGAAGAAGCCCCAGGAGGTCAAGTCGCTGGCGGACGCCGGCATCGACGCCTCAAAGGTGGGCGAGGCCGGCGCGGGCACCAAGGTGCTCGGCGTCGAGACGCCTCCCGCACGTCAGGCCGGCCAGGTCGTCAAGGACGACGGCAACGGCGCACAGCAGATCCTCGACTTCCTGGTCGAGAAGAAGATCGTCTGA
- a CDS encoding serine hydroxymethyltransferase has protein sequence MSQDVTEADPAVAALLRQELERQAETLEMIASENFTSISILQAVGSVLTNKYAEGLPHKRYYGGCEVVDEVEDLAIARAKELFGCDHVNVQPHSGSTANEAAYSVLIEPGDTVMGMSLAHGGHLTHGLKVNFSGRMYDFHSYGVNPESHRLEMDDIRAQALEVRPKLIVAGASAYPRTLDFPAFREIADEVGAKLMVDMAHISGLVAGGVHPSPVGIADVVTSTMHKTLGGPRAGFIMCDEEYASAIDRAVFPGLQGGPLMHVIAGKAIAFGQCLTPEFRERQQRTVDNCRAMAEVLMAGGIQLVTGGTDNHLVLVDLSKTPLTGVDGEARLDRAGITVNKNGVPFDERPPMVTSGVRIGTAALTTRGMGPDELREVGAIIAEALTPETTDADLDALRQRSKAVGDRFPLYPQLIAETADVS, from the coding sequence CTGTCGCAGGACGTCACGGAGGCCGACCCAGCCGTCGCCGCCCTCCTGCGGCAGGAACTCGAGCGACAGGCCGAGACGCTCGAGATGATCGCCAGCGAGAACTTCACGAGCATCTCGATCCTGCAGGCGGTGGGCTCAGTGCTCACCAACAAGTACGCCGAGGGCCTGCCCCACAAGCGCTACTACGGCGGCTGCGAGGTGGTTGACGAGGTCGAGGACCTGGCCATCGCGCGGGCGAAGGAGCTGTTCGGCTGCGACCACGTCAACGTGCAGCCGCACTCGGGCAGCACCGCCAACGAGGCCGCCTACAGCGTGCTCATCGAGCCCGGCGACACGGTGATGGGCATGTCGCTGGCGCACGGCGGCCACCTGACCCACGGCCTCAAGGTGAACTTCTCGGGCCGCATGTACGACTTCCACAGCTACGGGGTGAACCCCGAGTCGCACCGGCTCGAGATGGACGACATCCGCGCCCAGGCCCTTGAGGTGCGTCCCAAGCTCATCGTGGCGGGCGCCAGCGCGTACCCGCGCACGCTCGACTTCCCGGCCTTCCGCGAGATCGCCGACGAGGTGGGCGCCAAGCTGATGGTGGACATGGCGCACATCTCGGGGCTGGTCGCCGGGGGCGTGCACCCGAGCCCCGTGGGCATCGCCGACGTGGTCACCTCCACCATGCACAAGACCCTCGGCGGTCCGCGCGCCGGGTTCATCATGTGCGACGAGGAGTACGCCAGCGCCATCGACCGCGCGGTATTCCCCGGCCTGCAGGGCGGCCCGCTCATGCACGTGATCGCCGGCAAGGCCATCGCCTTCGGCCAGTGCCTCACGCCCGAGTTCCGCGAGCGCCAGCAGCGCACGGTGGACAACTGCCGGGCCATGGCAGAGGTGCTCATGGCGGGCGGCATCCAGCTGGTGACCGGCGGCACCGACAACCACCTGGTGCTGGTGGACCTGTCGAAGACACCCCTTACCGGCGTGGACGGCGAGGCGCGCCTCGACCGCGCCGGCATCACGGTCAACAAGAACGGCGTGCCGTTCGACGAGCGCCCGCCCATGGTCACCTCGGGCGTGCGCATCGGCACCGCGGCGCTCACCACCCGCGGCATGGGCCCCGACGAGCTCCGCGAGGTGGGCGCCATCATCGCCGAGGCCCTCACGCCCGAGACCACCGACGCCGACCTCGACGCCCTCCGCCAGCGCAGCAAGGCCGTCGGCGACCGCTTCCCGCTGTACCCGCAGCTCATCGCGGAAACCGCCGACGTGTCGTGA
- the atpB gene encoding F0F1 ATP synthase subunit A → MRAAASRMKWWLIATFGLLLAVPALASAAEEFDPAEEFEVGSYIPIDLGFIDLSINKAVLYMLVSSAIIILFGVFVVRGGLKMKPNKAQNVLEISYEFAEQQIAGVTLPERVFTKWFPYLATLFLFVAVNNLISFIPLPTAPHTDTFQVVGDLGLYAATANINVTLALALMTFVAFLWEGFGTHGFVGYFKTLIPPGSSKGITPFIFVLELLSQVLRLVSLSVRLFANMLAGHLLIIMAAGFSILVGSLLGVLGIPFAVFFYVFEWVLVAGLQAFIFALLSGIYIGYAAQSEH, encoded by the coding sequence GTGAGGGCTGCGGCATCCCGCATGAAGTGGTGGCTCATCGCCACGTTCGGCCTTCTGCTGGCCGTGCCGGCCCTGGCCTCGGCGGCCGAGGAGTTCGACCCCGCCGAGGAGTTCGAGGTGGGGTCCTACATCCCGATCGACCTCGGGTTCATCGACCTCAGCATCAACAAGGCCGTGCTCTACATGCTGGTGTCGAGCGCCATCATCATCCTGTTCGGCGTCTTCGTGGTGCGCGGCGGGCTGAAGATGAAGCCCAACAAGGCGCAGAACGTGCTCGAGATCTCGTACGAGTTCGCCGAGCAGCAGATCGCCGGCGTCACCCTGCCCGAGCGCGTGTTCACGAAGTGGTTCCCCTACCTGGCGACGCTCTTCCTGTTCGTCGCCGTGAACAACCTCATCTCGTTCATCCCCCTTCCCACGGCCCCGCACACCGACACCTTCCAGGTGGTCGGTGACCTGGGCCTCTACGCCGCCACGGCCAACATCAACGTCACGCTGGCCCTGGCGCTCATGACCTTCGTCGCCTTCCTCTGGGAGGGCTTCGGCACCCACGGCTTCGTCGGGTACTTCAAGACCCTGATCCCGCCGGGTTCCAGCAAGGGCATCACGCCCTTCATCTTCGTGCTCGAGCTGCTGTCGCAGGTTCTTCGCCTGGTCAGCCTCTCGGTGCGACTGTTCGCAAACATGCTCGCCGGTCACCTGCTGATCATCATGGCCGCGGGCTTCTCGATCCTCGTGGGCAGCCTGCTTGGCGTCCTCGGGATTCCCTTCGCCGTCTTCTTCTACGTGTTCGAGTGGGTACTGGTGGCTGGCCTGCAGGCATTCATCTTCGCCCTGCTGTCCGGCATCTACATCGGTTACGCCGCGCAGTCCGAGCACTAG
- the atpE gene encoding ATP synthase F0 subunit C, with protein MVDASKALTLGLATGLGAIGPGIGVGYIFGKTVESVARQPELRGDLLSITFLGLALTEAITFYALLMGFVAFFLV; from the coding sequence ATCGTCGACGCATCCAAGGCTCTCACGCTCGGTCTCGCGACCGGCCTGGGCGCCATCGGCCCGGGCATCGGCGTGGGCTACATCTTCGGAAAGACCGTCGAGTCGGTCGCTCGCCAGCCCGAGCTCCGCGGTGATCTTCTCTCGATCACCTTCCTCGGCCTGGCCCTGACCGAGGCGATCACGTTCTACGCCCTGCTCATGGGCTTCGTCGCCTTCTTCCTGGTCTAA
- a CDS encoding electron transfer flavoprotein subunit alpha/FixB family protein, with protein MAGILVVAEPKGSGFRRVGLEILSKARDLTGATGGPLAAYAGGSGVADQAAQLGAYGAEKVFVADHEALGTGLAAPHVDVIAQLQAENDFSAILFGGTVQGRDTAAALAARLGAGLNSDSTDLAPGGSGLQATRPAFGGQNLVQSTWTGGPQIALVRPNSFQASESGGSAEVVAVTPAISDAAQRAKVTARKPAEEGKISLEEASIIVSGGRGLGAPENFAVVEALAASLGAAVGASRAAVDAGWYPHPNQVGQTGKTVSPNLYIACGISGAVQHKVGMQTSDVIVAINKDEEAPIFQFADFGVVGDLFEIVPQLGELINQRKG; from the coding sequence ATGGCAGGCATCCTCGTCGTCGCCGAGCCCAAGGGCAGCGGCTTCCGTCGCGTAGGACTCGAGATCCTCTCGAAGGCGCGCGACCTCACAGGCGCCACCGGCGGGCCGCTCGCGGCGTACGCCGGCGGCTCGGGCGTGGCCGACCAGGCCGCGCAGCTCGGGGCCTACGGCGCCGAGAAGGTGTTCGTGGCCGACCACGAGGCGCTGGGCACCGGGCTGGCCGCCCCGCACGTGGATGTGATCGCGCAGCTGCAGGCCGAGAATGACTTCTCGGCCATCCTCTTCGGCGGCACCGTGCAGGGCCGCGACACCGCGGCCGCCCTGGCGGCGCGCCTCGGCGCGGGGCTCAACAGCGACTCCACCGACCTGGCGCCCGGCGGCAGCGGCCTGCAGGCCACCCGGCCGGCCTTCGGCGGCCAGAACCTCGTGCAGAGCACGTGGACCGGCGGCCCGCAGATCGCCCTGGTGCGCCCCAACTCGTTCCAGGCCAGCGAGAGCGGCGGCTCGGCCGAGGTGGTGGCGGTCACGCCGGCCATCTCCGACGCCGCCCAGCGCGCCAAGGTGACGGCCCGCAAGCCGGCCGAGGAGGGCAAGATCAGCCTCGAGGAAGCCAGCATCATCGTTTCCGGTGGTCGCGGCCTCGGCGCGCCCGAGAACTTCGCCGTGGTCGAGGCGCTCGCCGCCTCGCTCGGCGCGGCCGTGGGTGCTTCGCGCGCCGCGGTGGACGCCGGCTGGTACCCGCACCCGAACCAGGTGGGGCAGACCGGCAAGACCGTGTCGCCCAACCTGTACATCGCATGCGGCATCTCCGGCGCCGTGCAGCACAAGGTGGGCATGCAGACGTCCGACGTGATCGTGGCGATCAACAAGGATGAGGAGGCCCCGATCTTCCAGTTCGCCGACTTCGGCGTGGTGGGGGACCTCTTCGAGATCGTCCCGCAGCTCGGCGAGCTCATCAACCAGCGCAAGGGCTAG
- the prmC gene encoding peptide chain release factor N(5)-glutamine methyltransferase, with translation MQRSTEWLTGKGSDTPRLDAEVLIGHALGLERIQLYTEAERPLTEDELAACRALIARRGELEPVAHITGRRAFGRLDLEVTPDVLVPRPDTEIVVDLVVEIAPQGARVADWGTGSGAIALSIADLRPDVTVVGLERSPGALAVAGRNLEANPHLADRVRMLQSDGMAGVSGERFDVVVSNPPYLVPADLDRHPALRHEPEHALVAGPVGTEDHARVAAEAAAALVPGGWLVLEAGEGQADAVMGILAAAGFGEVSARADLAGVPRAIWGRSAQPKPPGSPAS, from the coding sequence GTGCAGAGGTCCACCGAGTGGCTGACGGGGAAGGGGTCCGACACTCCGCGGCTGGATGCCGAGGTGCTCATCGGCCATGCGCTGGGTCTGGAACGCATACAGCTCTACACCGAGGCCGAGCGGCCGCTCACCGAGGATGAGCTCGCCGCGTGCCGGGCTCTCATCGCGCGGCGGGGTGAGTTGGAGCCCGTGGCGCACATCACCGGGCGCCGGGCGTTCGGCCGCCTCGACCTCGAGGTGACGCCCGACGTGCTGGTGCCGCGTCCGGACACCGAGATTGTCGTTGACCTCGTGGTGGAGATCGCACCCCAGGGCGCGCGCGTGGCCGACTGGGGCACGGGTTCAGGGGCAATTGCGCTGTCGATTGCCGATCTGCGGCCCGACGTCACCGTTGTCGGCCTCGAACGCAGCCCGGGCGCGCTCGCCGTGGCAGGCCGCAACCTCGAGGCCAATCCCCATCTGGCCGATCGCGTGCGCATGCTCCAGAGCGACGGCATGGCCGGGGTGAGCGGGGAGCGGTTCGACGTGGTGGTGAGCAACCCGCCGTATCTGGTGCCGGCTGACCTCGATCGGCACCCGGCCCTTCGCCACGAGCCCGAGCACGCGCTGGTGGCCGGGCCGGTGGGCACCGAGGACCATGCGCGGGTGGCCGCCGAGGCCGCCGCCGCGCTCGTGCCGGGCGGGTGGCTGGTGCTCGAGGCGGGGGAGGGTCAGGCCGACGCCGTCATGGGCATCCTCGCCGCCGCGGGGTTCGGCGAGGTATCGGCGAGGGCGGACCTCGCGGGAGTCCCCCGGGCCATCTGGGGCCGTTCGGCCCAGCCGAAACCCCCCGGCTCCCCCGCTTCGTGA
- a CDS encoding SDR family NAD(P)-dependent oxidoreductase — MGPRPPGQDVVSSSPREHPGPPASAPVADAQRARGWALVTGASAGIGAEVALRLARRGHPLVVVARRGDRLAALAEQARREHGVEVRGVAADLSREEGRETVRGVLDQLRGPVEVAVLNAGVGTQGAFVDLPRDREVREVRLNCVAVVDLASHVLPGMVANGRGDLVVMSSAAASQAIPYMSTYAATKAFEMRFVRGIDRELRGTGVRAFAICPGPVRTAFHRLGWGKDLPRLMPTESAGSVAARIIRVLDRRRRNPVVSSGPLAPITIPLTGLLGEALSAWGAGVYHRPRH; from the coding sequence ATGGGCCCCCGCCCCCCGGGCCAGGACGTCGTTTCGTCTTCCCCCCGGGAACACCCCGGCCCCCCGGCCTCCGCGCCCGTGGCTGACGCGCAACGCGCTCGGGGGTGGGCGCTGGTCACCGGGGCGTCGGCGGGCATCGGGGCCGAGGTGGCGCTCAGGCTGGCGCGGCGCGGGCACCCGCTGGTGGTGGTGGCGCGGCGCGGTGATCGGCTGGCGGCGCTCGCCGAGCAGGCGCGGCGCGAGCACGGCGTGGAGGTGCGGGGCGTGGCCGCCGACCTGTCGCGCGAGGAGGGGCGCGAGACCGTGCGGGGGGTGCTCGACCAGCTGCGCGGGCCGGTGGAGGTGGCCGTGCTCAACGCCGGCGTCGGCACCCAGGGGGCGTTCGTCGACCTGCCGCGCGACCGCGAGGTGCGCGAGGTGCGGCTGAACTGCGTCGCGGTGGTCGACCTGGCATCGCACGTGCTGCCCGGGATGGTGGCCAACGGGCGGGGCGACCTGGTGGTGATGTCGTCGGCCGCGGCGTCGCAGGCGATTCCCTACATGTCCACGTACGCGGCCACCAAGGCGTTCGAGATGCGCTTCGTGCGCGGCATCGACCGCGAGCTCCGGGGCACCGGCGTGCGCGCCTTCGCAATCTGCCCGGGTCCGGTGCGCACGGCGTTCCACCGCCTGGGCTGGGGCAAGGACCTGCCGCGGCTCATGCCCACCGAGTCGGCCGGGTCGGTGGCCGCGCGCATCATCCGCGTGCTCGACCGGCGTCGTCGCAACCCGGTGGTGTCGAGCGGGCCGCTGGCGCCCATCACCATCCCCCTCACCGGGCTGCTCGGCGAGGCGCTCTCGGCGTGGGGGGCGGGCGTCTACCACCGACCCCGCCACTGA
- the atpF gene encoding F0F1 ATP synthase subunit B gives MDPLSGVEPVGANPLLTVSPGLMIWTIVVFLITLWILKKFVFTPVGQALEKRRASIAASIEEAETSRDEAIRLLDEYKAQLAQARREADELREAGRREGERQKTEIVGQAQEQRERIVSDTQTQIDAQAQAAVAGIRDDVVVLALSAAEKVTGKTLSEDDHRKLVEDALAQADLSGLRSA, from the coding sequence ATGGACCCGCTCTCAGGCGTCGAACCGGTAGGGGCGAACCCGCTCCTCACGGTCAGTCCGGGTCTCATGATCTGGACGATCGTCGTCTTCCTCATCACGCTGTGGATCCTCAAGAAGTTCGTCTTCACCCCGGTGGGGCAGGCGCTCGAGAAGCGCCGTGCCTCCATCGCCGCCTCCATCGAGGAGGCCGAGACGAGCCGCGACGAGGCCATCCGCCTGCTCGACGAGTACAAGGCCCAGCTGGCGCAGGCGCGTCGCGAGGCCGATGAGCTGCGCGAGGCCGGCCGCCGCGAGGGCGAGCGCCAGAAGACCGAGATCGTCGGCCAGGCGCAGGAGCAGCGCGAGCGCATCGTCAGTGACACCCAGACGCAGATCGACGCCCAGGCCCAGGCGGCCGTGGCCGGCATCCGCGACGACGTGGTGGTGCTGGCGCTGTCCGCCGCCGAGAAGGTGACGGGCAAGACGCTGTCGGAAGACGATCACCGCAAGCTGGTCGAGGATGCCCTCGCCCAGGCCGACCTGAGCGGGCTGCGCTCCGCCTGA
- the atpH gene encoding ATP synthase F1 subunit delta — MSVAATYAEALFEAAQSQSAVDQVRAELGEFSAAMAPGSELREALTSPEVETSVKHAAVDDLMEGAHPVSVGLVQVLIDRGRLAEIDDVVAAYGRRVDAAEGRVVVTAVTAVPLTPELRQQIQDKVRAQTGRDAEIEETVDPSIIGGLVLRVGDVVVDASLRTRLEEMRRSLESAPIDLSTAVEA, encoded by the coding sequence ATGAGCGTCGCGGCCACATATGCCGAGGCCCTCTTCGAGGCGGCCCAGTCGCAGTCCGCAGTGGACCAGGTGCGCGCGGAGCTCGGTGAGTTCTCCGCCGCCATGGCGCCCGGGTCGGAACTGCGCGAGGCACTCACGAGCCCCGAGGTGGAGACGTCGGTCAAGCACGCCGCCGTGGACGACCTCATGGAGGGCGCCCACCCGGTGTCGGTGGGCCTCGTCCAGGTGCTCATCGACCGCGGCCGACTGGCCGAGATCGACGACGTGGTGGCCGCCTACGGCCGCCGCGTGGACGCCGCGGAGGGCCGCGTGGTGGTGACCGCCGTCACCGCCGTGCCCCTCACCCCTGAACTGCGCCAGCAGATCCAGGACAAGGTGCGCGCCCAGACCGGGCGTGACGCCGAGATCGAGGAGACCGTCGACCCGTCGATCATCGGGGGCCTCGTGCTCCGGGTGGGCGACGTGGTGGTGGATGCCTCGCTCCGAACCCGCCTCGAGGAGATGCGCCGCTCCCTGGAGTCGGCACCCATCGACCTCTCGACCGCCGTCGAGGCCTGA
- a CDS encoding undecaprenyl/decaprenyl-phosphate alpha-N-acetylglucosaminyl 1-phosphate transferase: MTTTLIPVLSAIAAAVVVLILTPATMALARRVGAVDQPSARRIHDRPVPRLGGLAIVLGFLLPALWFLPGDPAARALIAGAVLIAALGIADDVLGLQPAVKLLGQVACAAIPVAAGLTIANGTLPLIGAFELGAAQYPLTILWFVAIVNIINFTDGMDGLAAGVVGIGATTFAIIAASLGRADAAILAAALAGASLAFLKYNFNPARTFMGDGGSMFLGFMLAGIAISGVMKSAAAVAIVLPLVVLAIPILDTSFVILKRLKHGNPVYSADKSHFHHRFLAIGWSQRRTVLSIYAWTALMCALALAMRFVPYTDGHGDWNAGWTALLAGIALLGLAGAVYLVYVLEILKWRSEPVVQIVRRRRASANEVATTKR, from the coding sequence ATGACCACCACCCTCATACCGGTGCTCAGCGCCATCGCGGCGGCGGTGGTGGTGCTCATCCTCACGCCCGCCACCATGGCGCTGGCGCGCCGGGTGGGGGCCGTCGACCAGCCCTCGGCCCGGCGAATCCACGACCGCCCGGTGCCACGCCTTGGCGGGCTGGCCATCGTGCTGGGGTTCCTGCTGCCCGCCCTGTGGTTCCTGCCGGGCGACCCCGCGGCCCGGGCGCTCATCGCGGGAGCGGTGCTGATCGCCGCCCTGGGCATCGCCGACGACGTGCTGGGCCTGCAGCCCGCGGTGAAGCTGCTGGGGCAAGTGGCCTGCGCGGCTATACCCGTGGCGGCCGGGCTCACCATCGCCAACGGCACGCTGCCGCTGATCGGCGCCTTTGAGCTGGGGGCCGCGCAGTACCCGCTCACCATCCTCTGGTTCGTGGCCATCGTCAACATCATCAACTTCACCGACGGCATGGACGGCCTGGCCGCCGGGGTGGTGGGCATCGGCGCCACCACGTTCGCGATCATCGCCGCCTCGCTCGGCCGCGCCGACGCGGCGATCCTGGCCGCCGCGCTGGCCGGCGCCTCGTTGGCGTTCCTGAAGTACAACTTCAACCCGGCCCGCACGTTCATGGGCGACGGCGGCTCGATGTTCCTGGGCTTCATGCTGGCCGGCATCGCCATCAGCGGGGTCATGAAGAGCGCCGCGGCCGTGGCCATCGTGCTGCCCCTGGTGGTGCTGGCCATCCCGATCCTCGACACCTCGTTCGTCATCCTCAAGCGGCTGAAGCACGGCAACCCCGTGTACTCGGCCGACAAGAGCCACTTCCATCACCGGTTCCTGGCCATCGGGTGGAGCCAGCGACGCACGGTGCTGTCGATCTACGCATGGACGGCGCTGATGTGCGCGCTGGCGCTGGCCATGCGGTTCGTGCCCTACACCGACGGCCACGGCGACTGGAACGCGGGGTGGACCGCGCTGCTCGCCGGCATCGCACTGCTCGGACTGGCCGGCGCGGTGTACCTGGTGTACGTGCTCGAGATACTCAAGTGGCGCAGCGAGCCCGTGGTGCAGATCGTGCGCCGGCGCCGGGCGTCGGCCAACGAGGTGGCCACCACCAAGCGTTGA